In a genomic window of Trichoderma atroviride chromosome 4, complete sequence:
- a CDS encoding uncharacterized protein (EggNog:ENOG41), whose amino-acid sequence MVFGALRRSRSLESLRKDLFHTITNTTEGVYFLSGASILQDKASDKELLAVLCPQEGFKATDAGIAHLSKLFVQCNKWIPVIEERDFDMYWAVVATTTSQSQNIDLSPGMARAVAFALLRARQRWILRQRDPEVTKSNVKTHFSAGLQRLLEHFEERDKNPAIDVSLKDNEWKLTEREKRVITKAHLMGPGKRISRGRIALSFAAPQGLYPIGQLASIPQPETNRLGMIDSSVEKITPAEAVQSLISHRLAEVRRAQKRATAEDNARNKVPRNAAEEDDARSATTRRVFPTALKTKFKPS is encoded by the coding sequence ATGGTGTTCGGAGCACTTCGCCGAAGCCGCAGCTTGGAGTCCCTGCGCAAGGATCTCTTCcacaccatcaccaacaccacTGAAGGAGTCTACTTCCTGTCTGGCGCTTCCATCTTGCAAGACAAAGCCTCGGATAAAGAACTCCTCGCTGTGCTGTGCCCACAGGAGGGGTTCAAGGCAACGGACGCTGGTATTGCGCACCTGAGCAAGCTATTCGTTCAGTGCAACAAGTGGATTCCCGTCATCGAAGAGCGAGACTTTGACATGTATTGGGCGGTGGTCGCTACTACCACCTCTCAAAGTCAAAACATTGATCTGTCGCCTGGTATGGCCAGAGCTGTGgcttttgcccttttgcGAGCCAGACAGCGCTGGATTCTCCGCCAAAGAGACCCAGAAGTGACCAAGAGCAATGTCAAGACTCATTTCTCCGCCGGCCTACAGCGCCTCCTGGAGCACTTTGAGGAGCGAGACAAGAATCCCGCAATCGACGTTTCCCTCAAAGACAACGAATGGAAGCTGActgaaagagagaagagagttaTCACCAAGGCTCACCTGATGGGTCCTGGCAAGCGCATTTCTCGAGGCAGAATTGCTCTATCATTCGCCGCTCCGCAGGGATTGTATCCCATTGGACAGCTTGCCAGTATTCCGCAGCCAGAGACCAACCGCCTCGGCATGATCGACAGCTCTGTCGAGAAGATCACGCCTGCCGAAGCTGTTCAGTCTTTGATCTCGCATCGTCTTGCAGAAGTGCGTCGCGCTCAGAAACGCGCCACTGCGGAGGACAATGCCAGAAACAAGGTGCCCCGAAAcgccgctgaagaagatgacgctCGCAGCGCTACTACGCGTCGCGTCTTCCCAACTGCCTTGAAGACCAAGTTTAAACCTAGCTAG
- a CDS encoding uncharacterized protein (EggNog:ENOG41): protein MISIIPITAHFSHPTAFCKFHHGPCAARRFEWALSSAFRDRPTPPWVSATMCWLFSFRTELEILLNGSKGATKIESPVLRQTVFDLRKLLAELVAKLDLGAKNTSTRAMWPFKKREIHDILATIDRQKANIVLNMSIEQTSILVDVHQEFVLSKLRVAEAATFDSSVDGEQSYCLPGTRTEVIAQIRHWSTEQNGQSIFWLNGMAGTGKSTISRTVAQLSGNNDVFGASFFFKRGEGNRGRATFLFTTIAAQLVRRLPCLAPHVREVLVLEPFIHEKPLNDQFQKLIVDPLSKNPRCWGPNLLIVIDALDECGSEDDMRALIGVFSKAQDTISPRVKFFLTSRPELPIRLGFEKIGGKYDNLLLAAVPATTIALDIELFMRNKLQTIKADYNMSVSEHRKIASDWPGTDSLQKLITTAIPLFIAAATICRFLSDRRLGSPHHQLNRLLEYQTIKISGMDMTYLPVLDRLTAGLLPSKRQEVLQRFRYLIGSIINLARPLSIRSLSNLLGISTDVIEDQLDLLHSVLSVPTDLDTPVRLLHLSFRDFLVDAEETHSKNDFWVDEQASHSKLFSQCLELLSHNLKEDVCCLQSPETLHSDISQAVIDECLPAEIRYACIHWAYHRKFSNRRICDNDETHKFLAKYLLNWLEALSILKQSAESIHILDVLLSKLDTTDAQAVGNLLRDARRFVFANLDTMNKVPLQIYSSALIFAPEQSIVRELFDTSIPLWVTTRPIMQKNWDPCLATFKTQFTQGAKILSFPTSDKFLFLIGGTMEIWDMRTISCIAVYNGVLSESVRFSPDGNDLFYLTWRKTLQIMSTATRSCVAEFRGHTDTITFAMFSPDGQQLASSSSDGSLKIWNKITGRCTATYQFNRDDKMIGFSPDGALFIIISNKTLQFLGSKATGRKLTYDNHCHRASRAFLSYESQKLVSIEARDTIRFTDISTGISLDAEGVDGSSRIPLIFLSGGQRLICPLQSMAGSGRRTIGIWNTMTAICEIVLEGHRAHISDIILSSDEKRIASASFDKSIRVWDAQNGSCIATYIGHSEPLYNIAYSSDGTLLISLDHQGNSKVWDTNSEIQPQKIESHGSAVLEVVLSPDKKRAVTTAGERTIKLWDTATGECITTGERHILLAKVPLVVPHDILSAPYDHIIEYSDLYGWPRSIQFSQDGSNFVSTSEDLGPKLWDTDTGGYELLYERKHGPTISVSNSQNDTAVSFASREGTVMYWDIASKKLLGSFGTETDALSYLTFSPDGNYLMLGYEDGAVRLYHLPTGKWRKMSEAHERLVNLITMSADGTTLASYGVGEVIIWETDTCASIAKHELASHTSGISQILFSPDTRYLIALYTTDKVKVEFLCASTGHSIAQLEMCGLANHMEFDSAGSSLLITTNVGTLTVDPPTLQEAKAIGLGLSNDGEWITWDSRNLLWLPPTFKISASDIDVAASLVALGTRLGRLLLIGIDASKIPSPTDTVALNLLDATNVP, encoded by the exons ATGATTTCCATCATCCCAATTACAGCCCACTTTTCTCATCCTACAGCCTTTTGCAAATTCCATCACGGCCCCTGCGCGGCTCGGCGCTTCGAGTGGGCGCTTAGTAGCGCATTCCGTGATAG GCCGACTCCGCCGTGGGTATCTGCAACAATGTGTTGGTT ATTCTCTTTTCGGACAG AGCTCGAAATCTTACTCAATGGATCGAAAGGGGCCACCAAGATAGAATCGCCCGTCTTACGGCAAACCGTTTTCGACCTCCGCAAGCTGCTAGCAGAGCTAGTAGCGAAACTAGATCTAGGAGCGAAGAATACTTCTACTAGGGCTATGTGGCCGTTTAAGAAACGAGAAATTCACGATATTTTAGCTACCATTGATAGGCAAAAGGCCAATATTGTGCTAAATATGAGCATTGAGCAAAC ATCAATCCTCGTCGACGTGCATCAAGAATTTGTTCTATCGAAACTCAGAGTCGCAGAAGCCGCTACCTTCGACTCCAGCGTAGATGGAGAGCAGTCGTACTGCCTTCCAGGCACGCGGACTGAAGTCATCGCACAGATCCGACATTGGAGCACCGAGCAGAATGGCCAGTCTATCTTCTGGTTGAACGGTATGGCGGGCACTGGCAAATCGACTATTTCTCGAACAGTGGCCCAGCTATCAGGCAATAATGATGTTTTTGGagcgagcttcttcttcaaaagagGTGAAGGAAATCGTGGGAGGGCAACATTTCTCTTCACCACAATAGCCGCCCAGCTTGTCCGCCGACTGCCGTGCCTCGCTCCTCATGTCCGCGAAGTTTTGGTTCTTGAACCTTTTATTCATGAAAAACCTCTGAATGACCAATTCCAAAAGTTGATTGTAGACCCACTAAGCAAGAATCCGCGATGCTGGGGGCCAAACTTGCTTATTGTTATTGACGCTCTGGATGAATGTGGCTCAGAGGATGATATGAGAGCATTGATCGGCGTCTTCTCAAAGGCACAGGATACGATCAGTCCTCGGGTCAAATTTTTTCTCACAAGTAGGCCAGAGCTGCCAATCCGGCTTGGGTTCGAGAAAATTGGTGGAAAATATGATAATTTGCTTCTCGCGGCAGTTCCTGCCACTACTATCGCACTCGATATTGAGCTGTTTATGCGAAATAAACTTCAGACAATCAAGGCAGATTATAACATGTCCGTTTCCGAGCATCGCAAAATAGCATCCGACTGGCCTGGAACAGATTCACTGCAAAAGCTCATTACTACAGCTATTCCTCTGTTCATCGCCGCAGCAACAATCTGCCGTTTCCTGAGCGACCGAAGATTAGGAAGCCCTCACCATCAACTCAACAGACTTCTCGAGTATCAAACAATAAAGATATCGGGCATGGATATGACGTATCTTCCAGTCTTGGATCGCCTGACTGCTGGTCTTTTGCCTagcaaaagacaagaagTCCTGCAAAGATTCCGATATTTAATCggctccatcatcaattTGGCTCGGCCTCTATCCATTAGAAGCCTTTCTAATCTCCTTGGGATTTCAACAGATGTTATTGAAGATCAGCTCGATCTTTTGCATTCAGTTCTTAGCGTCCCTACGGATTTAGATACTCCTGTGAgactgctgcatctctctTTTCGGGATTTCTTGGTTGACGCTGAAGAAACACACTCCAAAAATGACTTCTGGGTAGATGAACAAGCATCTCACTCAAAGTTATTCTCGCAGTGTCTTGAGCTGCTATCTCATAATCTCAAGGAAGACGTCTGTTGTCTTCAATCTCCAGAAACACTCCATTCAGATATAAGCCAAGCGGTCATTGACGAATGTTTGCCCGCCGAAATTCGATATGCTTGCATACATTGGGCCTATCATCGCAAATTTAGCAATCGCAGAATATGTGATAATGACGAAACGCACAAATTCTTGGCAAAGTACTTACTCAATTGGCTTGAGGCGCTTAGTATTCTGAAGCAAAGCGCCGAGAGTATTCATATACTGGATGTTTTACTGAGTAAACTTGAC ACAACAGACGCTCAAGCGGTTGGAAACCTTTTGCGAGATGCACGGCGCTTTGTCTTCGCGAATCTAGACACAATGAATAAAGTGCCGCTGCAAATATATTCTTCTGCACTCATATTTGCTCCAGAACAGAGCATCGTTCGAGAGCTGTTCGACACAAGCATTCCGTTATGGGTGACTACTCGGCCTATAATGCAAAAGAACTGGGACCCTTGTCTGGCAACATTCAAGACACAATTTACACAAGGAGCCAAAATTCTATCTTTTCCTACCAGTGATAAATTTCTCTTTCTGATTGGAGGGACGATGGAAATTTGGGATATGAGAACGATTTCTTGCATCGCAGTGTACAATGGAGTACTATCCGAATCTGTTCGTTTCTCACCTGATGGCAACGATCTCTTCTATCTTACTTGGCGCAAAACTCTTCAGATTATGAGTACGGCTACAAGAAGCTGTGTCGCTGAGTTCAGAGGCCATACAGACACAATTACATTCGCCATGTTTTCTCCAGATGGTCAACAGCTTGCTTCATCGTCCAGTGATGGAAGCCTAAAAATATGGAACAAGATAACCGGCAGGTGTACCGCAACTTATCAATTCAATCGTGACGACAAAATGATTGGATTTTCACCGGATGGGGcattatttataataatctCGAACAAAACTTTGCAATTTCTCGGTTCAAAAGCCACTGGTCGTAAGCTAACGTACGACAACCACTGTCACCGCGCCAGCAgagcttttctttcttatgAAAGCCAAAAATTGGTATCCATTGAAGCACGCGACACTATCAGGTTTACAGATATATCGACTGGTATTAGCTTGGATGCTGAAGGCGTGGATGGGAGCAGTCGCATACCCTTGATCTTCTTGTCTGGCGGCCAACGATTAATTTGCCCTTTGCAGAGCATGGCTGGGTCGGGACGTCGGACTATTGGAATCTGGAATACAATGACAGCCATTTGCGAGATTGTACTGGAAGGCCATAGGGCCCATATATCCGACATTATTCTATCAAGCGACGAAAAGAGAATTGCATCAGCTTCGTTCGATAAAAGTATAAGAGTATGGGACGCACAAAATGGGTCTTGCATAGCCACATACATCGGCCACAGCGAGCCATTATACAACATTGCTTACTCTTCGGACGGAACTTTACTTATATCGTTGGATCACCAGGGTAACTCAAAAGTCTGGGATACTAACTCAGAAATACAGCCACAAAAAATAGAAAGTCACGGAAGCGCAGTCCTCGAAGTTGTTCTTTCTCCAGACAAGAAAAGGGCCGTAACTACCGCTGGGGAGCGCACCATCAAGCTCTGGGATACTGCCACTGGCGAGTGTATCACGACGGGTGAAAGGCACATACTTTTGGCCAAGGTGCCTTTGGTGGTACCTCACGATATTCTTTCGGCTCCTTATGATCACATTATTGAATATAGTGATCTATATGGCTGGCCAAGGTCAATTCAATTTTCCCAAGACGGCTCTAATTTTGTTTCTACAAGTGAAGATTTGGGACCTAAGCTTTGGGACACAGACACCGGTGGCTACGAGCTGTTATATGAAAGGAAGCACGGTCCCACCATATCCGTCTCAAATTCACAAAACGATACGGCAGTTTCGTTCGCGTCCAGAGAAGGTACGGTGATGTATTGGGATATTGCATCGAAAAAACTCCTTGGTTCCTTCGGCACTGAAACAGACGCTTTGTCATATCTCACGTTTTCACCTGATGGCAATTATCTTATGCTTGGCTATGAGGATGGAGCTGTTCGGTTATATCATTTACCAACTGGAAAGTGGAGGAAAATGAGCGAGGCGCATGAGAGGCTGGTAAATCTTATCACAATGTCAGCAGATGGTACGACATTGGCTTCTTACGGCGTTGGGGAAGTCATAATTTGGGAAACAGACACATGTGCGTCCATTGCCAAGCATGAATTAGCTTCCCATACTTCAGGAATAAGCCAAATTCTGTTTTCTCCCGACACCCGATACCTCATCGCCCTCTATACAACAGATAAAGTCAAGGTTGAGTTTCTTTGTGCCTCAACGGGACACAGCATTGCTCAACTAGAGATGTGTGGGCTTGCCAACCATATGGAATTCGACTCTGCCGGATCTAGTCTGCTTATTACTACCAATGTGGGCACACTTACAGTCGACCCGCCTACCCTTCAGGAGGCAAAAGCCATAGGGCTTGGCTTGAGCAACGACGGCGAGTGGATTACATGGGATTCTCGCAATttgctctggctgccgcCCACATTCAAAATATCGGCATCGGATATTGATGTCGCGGCATCCCTGGTTGCTCTCGGGACTCGCCTCGGGCGGCTGCTCTTGATTGGCATTGATGCCTCCAAAATTCCTTCACCTACGGATACTGTCGCGCTGAACCTTTTGGACGCCACGAATGTGCCTTGA
- a CDS encoding uncharacterized protein (BUSCO:EOG092D0CWO) → MAASKLPEVDLATRMQVDESVIGTTDIDESLYSRQLYVLGHEAMRRMGASNVLVVGLKGLGVEIAKNIALAGVKSLTVYDPAPVKIADLSAQFFLTPADVGKPRDEVTAPRVAELNAYTPVKVHQSPGIEDNLSQFDKYQVVVLTNSPISIQKTVGDYCHSKGIFVVVVDTFGLFGSIFCDFGDKFTIIDPTGEAPVSGIIAGIDEEGLVSALDETRHGLEDGDFVTFSEVEGMEKLNGCEPRKVTVKGPYTFSIGDVSGLGQYLRGGIYQQVKMPKVVDFKSFTAALKEPDFLISDYAKFDRPQQLHLGFQALHAFQVANGRLPNPMDEKDAIVVLEAAKTFAADEKLEIDIDEKLLKELSFQALGDLSPMAALFGGIAAQEVLKAVSGKFNPIQQWMYFDSLESLPTSTKRSPELCKPIGSRYDGQIAVFGTEYQEKIANLKQFLVGAGAIGCEMLKNWAMIGLGTGPNGKIYVTDMDSIEKSNLNRQFLFRAADVGSMKSDCAAKAVQRMNPELVGHIETLRERVSPETEHVFNEEFWRSLDGVTNALDNVEARTYVDRRCVFFRKPLLESGTLGTKGNTQVVLPHLTESYSSSQDPPEKEFPMCTIRSFPNKIEHTIAWSKEYMFEKFFVKSPQTVNLYLTQPNFIEATLKQGGNHKETLETIRNYLTTERPRTFEDCIAWARLLFEAEFANKVQQLLYNFPKDSTTSGGTPFWSGPKRAPDALKFDPNNATHFGFIVSAANLHAFNFNIKSPGTDRSIYLKELENVIVPDFSPDANVKIQADDKEPDPNASTFDDTDELSSLSASLPSASTLAGFQLQPVEFEKDDDTNHHIDFITACSNLRAENYKIEPADRHKTKFIAGKIIPAIATTTALVTGLVVLELYKVIDGKDDIEQFKNGFINLALPFFGFSEPIASPKVEYKGPDGKVKLDKIWDRFEVDNITLKELLDHFEAKGLSISMLSSGVSLLYASFFPPSKLKDRYGLKLSELVETISKKPVPSHQKELIFEMVAEDLDEEDVEVPYIKVNIK, encoded by the exons ATGGCT GCCTCCAAGCTTCCCGAGGTCGATCTTGCGACCAGAATGCAAGTCGACGAGTCTGTTATTGGAACCACAGACATCGACGAATCTCTCTACAGCCGACAGCTCTATGTCCTGGGACACGAGGCCATGCGCCGCATGGGCGCCTCCAACGTCCTCGTTGTTGGTCTCAAGGGTCTTGGTGTAGAGATTGCGAAGAATATTGCCCTGGCCGGTGTCAAGAGCTTGACCGTCTACGACCCTGCTCCAGTCAAGATTGCGGATCTCTCGGCTCAGTTCTTTTTGACCCCAGCGGATGTTGGCAAGCCCAGGGACGAGGTCACAGCCCCGCGTGTCGCTGAACTGAACGCCTATACTCCCGTCAAGGTCCACCAATCTCCTGG AATCGAGGATAACCTTTCACAGTTCGACAAGTACCAGGTCGTGGTGCTGACCAATTCACCAATCTCCATACAAAAGACTGTGGGTGATTACTGCCACTCCAAGGGAATCTTCGTTGTAGTTGTCGACACATTTGGCCTGTTTGGCTCCATCTTCTGCGATTTTGGCGATAAGTTTACCATCATCGATCCGACCGGCGAGGCTCCTGTGAGCGGCATTATTGCTGGTATTGATGAGGAGGGTTTGGTGTCGGCACTCGACGAAACACGAcatggccttgaagatggcgacttTGTCACATTTTCCGAAGTTGAGggcatggagaagctgaacGGCTGCGAGCCACGCAAAGTTACAGTTAAGGGGCCGTATACTTTCTCTATTGGCGATGTCTCAGGCCTCGGACAGTATCTGCGTGGAGGCATCTACCAGCAGGTCAAGATGCCCAAGGTGGTCGATTTCAAGAGCTTCACAGCTGCTCTCAAGGAGCCTGATTTCCTCATTTCTGACTATGCCAAATTCGATCGCCctcagcagcttcatctgGGATTCCAGGCTCTTCATGCCTTCCAGGTCGCCAATGGACGACTGCCCAACCCCATGGATGAGAAGGATGCCATTGTAGTCCTCGAGGCTGCCAAAACATTTGCCGCCGATGAAAAGCTCGAGATCGACATTGATGAAAAGCTTTTGAAAGAGCTGAGTTTCCAAGCTCTTGGTGATCTTAGCCCCATGGCAGCATTGTTTGGTGGCATTGCTGCTCAGGAGGTCCTCAAGGCCGTGTCTGGCAAGTTCAACCCCATCCAGCAATGGATGTACTTTGACTCGCTAGAGTCCCTTCCAACCTCTACCAAGCGAAGCCCAGAGCTTTGCAAGCCAATTGGCAGCCGTTATGATGGTCAGATCGCCGTCTTCGGAACTGAATACCAAGAGAAGATTGCCAACCTCAAGCAATTTCTCGTTGGCGCTGGTGCCATTGGTTGTGAAATGCTCAAGAACTGGGCAATGATTGGCCTGGGAACAGGTCCCAACGGCAAGATTTACGTGACCGACATGGACTCTATCGAGAAGAGCAACCTCAACCGACAATTCCTTTTCCGAGCCGCCGATGTTGGCAGCATGAAGAGCGACTGCGCTGCCAAGGCTGTGCAGCGCATGAACCCGGAGCTGGTAGGCCACATTGAGACGCTGCGAGAGCGCGTTAGTCCCGAGACTGAGCACGTCTTCAACGAGGAATTCTGGCGAAGCCTAGATGGTGTCACCAACGCTCTGGACAATGTCGAAGCAAGAACTTATGTCGACCGACGATGCGTCTTCTTCCGAAAGCCGTTGCTTGAGAGCGGAACTCTGGGTACCAAGGGCAACACACAAGTTGTCCTGCCCCACCTGACAGAGTCGTACTCCTCTTCTCAGGATCCTCCCGAGAAAGAGTTTCCCATGTGTACCATTCGAAGCTTCCCCAACAAGATTGAGCACACGATTGCTTGGTCCAAGGAGTACATGTTTGAGAAGTTCTTTGTCAAGTCTCCCCAGACTGTCAACCTGTACCTGACGCAGCCCAACTTCATCGAGGCTACGCTCAAGCAGGGCGGCAACCACAAGGAAACTCTAGAGACCATCCGCAACTATCTGACCACAGAGCGGCCTCGCACTTTTGAGGATTGTATTGCGTGGGCCCGTCTGCTCTTTGAGGCGGAGTTTGCGAACAAGGTCCAACAGCTTCTGTACAACTTCCCCAAGGACTCTACCACCTCCGGCGGCACCCCATTCTGGTCTGGCCCGAAGAGAGCCCCAGATGCGCTCAAATTTGACCCCAACAATGCAACTCACTTTGGATTCATTGTTTCTGCGGCCAACCTCCATGcattcaacttcaacatcaaGTCTCCTGGCACTGATAGGTCCATCTATCTGAAGGAACTCGAAAATGTCATTGTGCCCGACTTTTCCCCTGACGCAAACGTCAAGATTCAAGCTGATGACAAGGAGCCT GATCCCAATGCCAGCACCTTTGATGACACTGATGAGCTTAGTTCTCTCAGCGCAAGTCTTCCATCGGCTAGCACTTTGGCTGGCTTCCAGCTGCAGCCTGTTGAGTTTGAAAAGGACGATGATACCAACCACCACATTGACTTCATCACTGCTTGCAGCAACCTAAGAGCAGAGAATTACAAGATTGAGCCTGCCGATCGACACAAGACCAAGTTCATTGCGGGCAAAATTATCCCAGCCATTGCCACCACTACTGCCCTTGTCACAggcctcgtcgtccttgAGCTTTACAAGGTCATCGATGGCAAGGATGACATTGAGCAGTTCAAGAACGGCTTCATCAACCTGGCTTTGCCATTCTTCGGATTTAGTGAGCCCATTGCCAGCCCCAAGGTAGAGTACAAGGGACCCGACGGCAAGGTCAAGCTGGACAAAATTTGGGACCGATTTGAGGTCGACAATATCACGTTGAAGGAGCTTCTTGATCACTTTGAAGCAAAGGGCCTCAGCATTAGCATGCTCAGCTCGGGCGTCAGCTTGCTGTATGCAAGCTTCTTCCCTCCGTCCAAGTTGAAGGATCGCTATGGCTTGAAGCTCAGCGAGCTGGTGGAGACCATTTCAAAGAAGCCCGTTCCTTCGCATCAGAAGGAGCTGATCTTTGAGATGGTAGCCGAGGATctggacgaagaggatgtGGAGGTTCCGTACATCAAGGTAAATATCAAATAA
- a CDS encoding uncharacterized protein (EggNog:ENOG41), translating to MAVRYTVEHLLFLRDSPLCTKPEKLPPAEEWMGAPPEVRVQNKTTNDRPRPSDNPLLDQNNRRTGIGHASRNSTNPEDIVFAPPRMAFASSGRSSKTLESDKATKDIDPVGRFGLRNRTSEADGDRLADRLRAPNALRRRGENDLDGEGWSTVKPRKSFGAEGAERFHGRMGGNFRDEKKPVRENDRDATRDRLTRTSDTLARDKDAENDNRTRISAGRSKIESWHKTELVAADTPATDRKERDRTKSWRDRDTSETIDDRANGRGAAPDRRWNRDREQRVERDPEWFDEPAEALREAHTQQDFQKWMEQMKKGRGGGDAPPASAPVPEQAAEPERPHLPHQPMSAIESGPDKFFLAFGRQSSLEPNSPPSEANEAPAKPKAAGKSSRFTSFFHQPQEEQRSRVEQSTSVPPQATQYPPWLWPHPHASSSS from the exons ATGGCCGTTCGATACACCGTAGAGCATTTGCTCTTCCTGAGAGACTCGCCGCTATGTACGAAACCTGAGAAGCTTCCTCCAGCAGAGGAATGGATGGG GGCGCCTCCTGAAGTTCGAGTGCAGAACAAAACTACCAACGATCGGCCTCGGCCCTCTGATAATCCACTCCTCGACCAGAACAATCGCCGCACTGGCATCGGCCATGCCTCGCGGAATAGTACAA aCCCCGAGGATATTGTCTTTGCCCCTCCTCGGATGGCATTTGCTTCCTCTGGCCGAAGCAGCAAGACGCTAGAAAGCGACAAAGCGACCAAAGACATCGATCCAGTAGGCCGTTTTGGCTTGCGCAATCGAACCAGCGAAGCAGACGGAGACCGTCTGGCAGACCGTCTGCGCGCACCTAATGCCCTTCGACGCCGCGGAGAGAACGATTTAGATGGCGAGGGGTGGAGCACTGTTAAACCCCGCAAGAGTTTTGGAGCTGAGGGTGCTGAGCGCTTCCATGGCCGCATGGGTGGCAATTTTCgagacgagaagaagccagtgCGGGAGAACGACCGTGATGCCACGCGCGATCGTTTGACGAGAACGTCTGACACTTTGGCCAGAGACAAAGATGCCGAGAATGACAATCGCACGCGCATTAGCGCTGGCAGAAGCAAAATCGAGTCTTGGCACAAGACCGAGCTAGTGGCGGCAGACACTCCGGCGACTGATCGAAAAGAGCGAGATCGGAcaaagagctggagagaccGAGACACTTCTGAAACGATAGATGATCGTGCAAACGGACGAGGGGCAGCACCCGACCGGCGTTGGAACCGCGATCGCGAGCAGCGTGTAGAACGTGACCCCGAGTGGTTTGATGAGCCCGCCGAAGCACTCCGTGAAGCACACACACAGCAAGATTTCCAGAAATggatggagcagatgaagaagggcagaggaggcggagacgctccaccagcatcagctccTGTTCCTGAACAGGCTGCAGAGCCCGAGAGGCCTCATCTTCCCCATCAGCCCATGTCAGCTATCGAGAGTGGCCCTGACAAGTTTTTCCTTGCTTTCGGCCGCCAGAGCTCTCTTGAGCCTAATTCCCCGCCTAGTGAAGCAAATGAAGCACCTGCTAAGCCCAAGGCTGCAGGCAAGTCGTCGAGATTTACATCCTTCTTCCACCAGCCCCAAGAAGAACAGCGGAGTAGGGTAGAACAGTCGACGAGTGTACCGCCTCAGGCCACCCAGTATCCCCCCTGGCTTTGGCCCCATCCCCATgcaagcagctcctcctga
- a CDS encoding uncharacterized protein (EggNog:ENOG41) produces the protein MSATPPAPSPFAPPPMGNHPDMGKKSNLASPEPFQQYGGERANGMARPPPQHVQEILAPRPQQQSARPDQLLQDLVGHHQRLSSQSSGIPDQARNNNNTEFLMNLMRMGPGVPPLSMPQSQPQPQKQQAPMLESDFSPRENRGPQRQMRPQPPPGFPLDESFHNVEREPRLGQPTQILQRPPPPMDQMPPNWMATGGQMPPPQQRGPMMPPPGLPGGLSRNVPMPHMFPPNFPPGGMPPPPEALAGMPPRNMPPPPPGFFNGPPHGFMPPGLGGFNGPPGPPEAFGGSPFEARGMPPGAAGRGAAFGRP, from the coding sequence ATGAGTGCTACTCCTCCGGCCCCCTCGCCTTTTGCTCCGCCGCCTATGGGAAATCACCCTGATATGGGAAAGAAGAGTAATTTGGCATCCCCAGAGCCATTCCAACAATATGGCGGAGAGAGAGCTAACGGCATGGCTCGTCCGCCGCCACAACATGTGCAAGAAATTCTTGCCCCTCGGCCTCAGCAGCAATCTGCTCGGCcagaccagcttctccaagatCTTGTGGGCCACCACCAACGCCTCTCTAGTCAAAGCTCAGGAATCCCTGATCAGGCtcgcaacaacaacaacactgAGTTCTTAATGAATCTCATGAGAATGGGACCCGGTGTTCCTCCTTTAAGCATGCCCCAGTCCCAGCCTCAgccgcagaagcagcaagcaCCAATGCTGGAATCAGACTTTTCACCAAGAGAGAATCGGGGACCACAGCGCCAGATGCGCCCCCAGCCGCCCCCAGGGTTCCCTCTCGACGAATCTTTCCACAATGTCGAACGTGAGCCGCGTCTCGGCCAGCCCACACAGATTTTGCAacgacctcctcctcccatgGATCAAATGCCACCAAACTGGATGGCAACCGGTGGTCAGATGCCACCACCCCAGCAGCGTGGCCCTATGATGCCTCCTCCTGGATTACCTGGAGGTTTGAGCCGCAACGTTCCCATGCCGCACATGTTCCCGCCCAACTTTCCCCCTGGTGGAatgccaccacctccagaGGCCTTGGCTGGTATGCCTCCGCGTAACAtgcctccgcctccgcctggCTTCTTTAATGGACCCCCTCACGGATTCATGCCTCCTGGACTTGGCGGTTTCAATGGACCTCCAGGACCCCCCGAAGCATTCGGTGGATCGCCCTTTGAGGCCCGTGGAATGCCTCCTGGCGCCGCTGGCCGAGGGGCTGCTTTTGGCCGACCCTAG